One genomic segment of Vibrio quintilis includes these proteins:
- a CDS encoding GspE/PulE family protein, giving the protein MNKMMTDERLKQLYYQGTRRTFVAVAENSQCVIYYSEHTPLIGEARDYITNDRNAFGSHFLGQTVRVAKRAQEDIDDYFTALSARSESPVGVLTEDKTKISYKLREILQKAVNMSVSDVHIEIYERQTLVKFRVDGKRKTIQVIPENREGMRIASVIFMSKSEQKESDFKPSKVNNGALQEDLNVKGTQRTTNWRCAWVPSTHGGKITIRWIDKDKKPPDLKTLNWEEAHIELVKEFIHGRPGILMMAGQVGSGKTTSIGSMIEMIDKSYSVHTIEDPPEFQFDEVIQTHTKPHEKVGGDSDEYLDQTYYAKALLRHDPDYEFHGETRTKAAAMQVLRKGETGQKVFTTVHTSGAMGIPVTFIEQFGISPALVSSPGLLRLLIYQALVRKLCPHCAMTLEQFIADSRIPESQKNHANYTIRKLTGDNRISEQQAARVRFRDPDGCPHCDEGERGRLPLVEMIVVDDDDREFFKHCDFLGWKKHLLEKGFKTITDHGIVRIARGEVDLFTTENKIGRLFTIQSQSVYRRIFSDE; this is encoded by the coding sequence ATGAATAAAATGATGACAGATGAACGGCTGAAGCAGCTGTATTATCAGGGAACACGGCGAACATTTGTGGCTGTTGCTGAGAATAGCCAGTGCGTGATTTATTATTCAGAACACACCCCGCTTATCGGTGAAGCCAGAGACTACATCACCAATGACAGAAATGCATTTGGCAGTCACTTTTTAGGGCAGACAGTCCGGGTCGCCAAAAGGGCTCAGGAAGATATCGATGATTATTTTACCGCACTTTCCGCACGCTCAGAATCGCCTGTGGGCGTACTGACTGAAGATAAAACCAAAATCTCTTATAAACTCAGGGAGATACTGCAAAAAGCCGTGAATATGTCGGTTTCGGATGTTCATATTGAGATCTATGAACGTCAGACACTGGTGAAATTCCGGGTGGACGGCAAACGCAAAACCATTCAGGTGATTCCTGAAAACCGGGAAGGAATGCGTATTGCCAGTGTGATCTTTATGAGTAAATCAGAGCAGAAAGAATCTGATTTTAAGCCCTCGAAGGTGAATAACGGGGCATTGCAGGAAGATTTGAATGTCAAAGGAACCCAGCGGACGACCAACTGGCGTTGTGCATGGGTGCCCAGTACTCACGGCGGGAAAATAACCATCCGCTGGATCGATAAAGATAAAAAGCCGCCGGATTTAAAGACACTCAACTGGGAAGAAGCGCACATTGAACTGGTGAAAGAGTTTATTCATGGCCGCCCCGGTATTTTGATGATGGCCGGGCAGGTGGGAAGCGGCAAAACCACATCCATCGGTTCCATGATTGAAATGATTGATAAGTCCTATAGCGTTCACACCATCGAAGATCCACCGGAATTTCAGTTTGACGAAGTCATTCAAACTCATACCAAACCTCATGAAAAAGTCGGTGGTGATTCTGACGAGTACCTCGACCAGACGTATTACGCCAAAGCGTTACTGCGCCATGACCCGGATTATGAATTTCATGGTGAAACCCGGACGAAAGCGGCGGCGATGCAGGTGCTGCGTAAAGGTGAAACCGGGCAGAAAGTCTTTACCACGGTGCATACTTCCGGGGCGATGGGAATTCCGGTGACCTTTATCGAGCAGTTTGGTATCAGCCCGGCGTTAGTCTCTTCTCCTGGTTTATTACGTTTGCTGATCTATCAGGCGCTGGTCAGAAAGCTTTGTCCTCACTGTGCCATGACGCTGGAGCAGTTTATTGCTGACAGCCGTATTCCTGAATCACAAAAGAACCATGCAAACTACACCATTCGTAAGCTGACCGGGGATAACCGGATTTCCGAACAGCAGGCGGCAAGGGTTCGCTTCCGGGATCCGGATGGTTGTCCTCATTGCGATGAAGGTGAACGTGGCCGCCTGCCTTTGGTGGAAATGATCGTGGTGGATGATGATGACAGAGAATTCTTCAAACACTGCGACTTTCTTGGCTGGAAAAAACATCTGCTGGAGAAAGGATTCAAAACCATTACTGACCACGGCATTGTCAGGATTGCACGGGGAGAAGTGGATTTATTTACGACCGAAAACAAGATAGGCCGGTTGTTTACGATTCAGTCTCAGTCTGTTTACCGGAGGATTTTCAGTGATGAATAA
- a CDS encoding GntR family transcriptional regulator has product MMNFKPINLLPARERVAAELRKAILSSQYQEGDVLTLDQVSKLLGVSVTPVREAFQLLHNDGLIKLRPNKGAIVLGVNEQYIKEHFELRLILESEMIKKLCGNPDADISEICNIYEKSKEEVEQNIFDNYSNLNQAFHMAIWQAADNSRIFSILSSLWNGLSMGNNTTEKDYAMKSLNEHKDIINALKARDSEQAYQLMREHIIRSEEDMLTNIPGRAEEK; this is encoded by the coding sequence ATGATGAATTTTAAACCCATTAATCTTTTACCCGCCCGGGAAAGAGTCGCCGCAGAGCTCAGAAAAGCGATTTTATCTTCACAGTATCAGGAAGGTGATGTCCTGACGCTCGATCAGGTTTCGAAACTTTTAGGCGTATCGGTGACACCGGTCCGGGAAGCATTTCAGCTACTCCATAATGATGGCTTAATTAAACTCAGACCGAACAAAGGTGCAATTGTTTTAGGCGTCAACGAGCAATATATAAAAGAACATTTCGAGCTGCGGCTTATTCTGGAAAGTGAAATGATCAAAAAGCTCTGCGGGAATCCGGACGCTGATATATCTGAAATCTGTAATATTTACGAAAAATCAAAAGAAGAAGTTGAACAGAATATTTTTGATAATTATTCCAACCTCAATCAGGCATTTCATATGGCAATCTGGCAGGCCGCCGATAACAGCCGTATCTTCTCGATTCTGAGCTCTTTATGGAACGGACTTTCAATGGGAAATAATACCACTGAAAAAGATTATGCCATGAAGTCTCTGAATGAACATAAAGACATCATTAACGCCCTGAAAGCACGGGATTCTGAGCAGGCTTATCAGCTGATGCGGGAACATATTATCCGCAGTGAAGAAGATATGCTGACGAATATCCCCGGCAGGGCTGAAGAAAAGTAA
- a CDS encoding LysR substrate-binding domain-containing protein, translated as MSHYPNPDDIKVFVLAAKSGGFSAAAQRLNASPAYVSKRVAILERTLGIRLFHRGARHVSLTTQGKVALEWAEKLLDVSEQMMLALKNEQAIPTGTLRIVTSTGFGSHCIAPLLSELPQQYPELEIDLELLDRPVDLISEGFDLEIRTGPVMPSDLIAKKIYTNHRILCASPGYIAVHGMPHTLKALKHHRCILIREREQAGEQWHLLQDQQAVDTKVKFVMKTNYGEVAKRWCLDGAGIMLRSVWSVREALEAGSLVQVLPEFTQPADFWAIYPDRLSASAKLRVVVDYLSQRLGAPSV; from the coding sequence GTGAGTCATTACCCGAATCCGGATGATATTAAAGTGTTTGTACTGGCCGCCAAAAGTGGTGGCTTTTCTGCGGCCGCACAGCGGCTGAATGCTTCTCCCGCTTATGTGAGTAAACGGGTAGCGATTCTGGAACGTACGCTTGGCATTCGTCTGTTTCATCGTGGCGCAAGGCATGTTTCCCTGACTACACAGGGAAAGGTCGCACTGGAGTGGGCAGAAAAATTACTCGATGTGTCGGAGCAGATGATGCTGGCACTGAAGAATGAACAGGCGATTCCTACCGGCACCCTGCGGATTGTCACCAGCACGGGTTTCGGCAGCCACTGTATTGCGCCGCTGTTGTCAGAGCTGCCGCAGCAGTATCCCGAACTTGAGATTGATCTGGAGCTGCTCGATCGTCCGGTGGACCTGATTTCCGAGGGCTTTGATCTGGAAATCCGTACCGGGCCGGTCATGCCTTCTGATCTGATCGCGAAGAAAATCTATACCAACCACCGGATATTATGTGCCTCGCCCGGTTATATTGCGGTACACGGCATGCCGCATACCCTGAAAGCACTGAAACATCATCGCTGTATTCTGATCCGGGAAAGGGAACAGGCCGGTGAGCAGTGGCATTTATTGCAGGATCAGCAGGCAGTGGATACGAAAGTCAAATTTGTGATGAAAACCAATTATGGCGAAGTGGCCAAACGCTGGTGTCTGGATGGCGCAGGAATTATGCTGCGCTCGGTCTGGAGTGTCAGGGAAGCTCTGGAAGCCGGTTCGCTGGTACAGGTGCTCCCGGAATTCACCCAGCCAGCTGACTTCTGGGCGATCTATCCGGATCGGCTGTCAGCCTCGGCGAAACTGCGGGTGGTGGTTGATTATCTGTCTCAGCGGCTTGGTGCCCCTTCTGTCTGA
- a CDS encoding helix-turn-helix transcriptional regulator: MRNYTATVQVLVNQDIDRIFMQFPDLGLTKKQFSVVYMFANGYSDKNIAAHTETSIDNVKNHIDVARKKLNCGTRTDLRMVYLTRLVSTVLNR, from the coding sequence ATGCGTAATTACACAGCAACAGTTCAGGTATTAGTCAATCAGGATATCGACAGAATCTTCATGCAGTTTCCTGATTTGGGGCTGACAAAAAAACAGTTCTCGGTCGTTTATATGTTCGCAAATGGTTATAGCGACAAGAATATTGCTGCTCATACAGAAACATCGATTGATAATGTCAAAAACCATATTGATGTCGCCCGGAAGAAACTGAACTGTGGCACCCGGACAGACCTGCGGATGGTGTATCTGACCCGGTTAGTCAGCACTGTTTTAAACCGGTAA
- a CDS encoding GntR family transcriptional regulator, producing the protein MERIDFTNTKDEVAEIIKREIISGNITNQHTITQNYLAEQFGLSRMPIREAFNTLIQEGLIIKLNNRKLKVVDINARTLTIYNQMLSASECALLMSFREDKPVYQTLSEQLHTSGNPQQDLIAFHHALSAMTKDDYTRHLHLSMLNVFWMHSIRYCHPDYAQSVSYLEKALKLLHNEAIDEIHIQSLVAFANQTILNAIK; encoded by the coding sequence ATGGAACGAATCGATTTTACCAATACCAAAGATGAAGTCGCCGAGATTATTAAGCGGGAAATAATTTCAGGCAACATCACCAATCAACACACGATTACCCAGAATTATCTTGCTGAGCAATTCGGGTTATCCAGAATGCCGATTCGTGAAGCGTTTAATACATTAATTCAGGAAGGCTTAATCATTAAGCTCAATAACAGAAAATTAAAAGTCGTGGATATCAATGCGCGGACGCTCACCATTTATAATCAGATGTTATCTGCGTCAGAATGCGCTTTACTGATGAGTTTCCGCGAAGATAAACCGGTTTATCAGACGCTGTCAGAACAATTACATACCAGCGGTAATCCGCAACAGGATCTGATTGCATTTCATCATGCCCTTTCGGCCATGACAAAAGATGATTATACCCGGCATTTACACCTCAGCATGCTGAATGTTTTCTGGATGCACAGTATCCGGTATTGTCATCCCGATTATGCACAGTCTGTTTCTTATCTGGAAAAAGCGCTAAAATTATTACACAACGAAGCCATTGATGAGATTCATATTCAATCACTGGTTGCTTTCGCAAACCAGACTATCTTAAATGCAATTAAATGA
- a CDS encoding citrate lyase holo-[acyl-carrier protein] synthase codes for MKSNSGNEAQAAQLSDRLEIAKVYQYWRKMLTSPMITVGWRKIKYSPHTETRLLVINAALEEINQMTERNGFTIRMQKVFWTGLGPNALVTTSCFSATKLKKWTIDIEEHHPLGALMDLNIIDTNGMSISRKDTHIQPRTCMVCQKDIYTCRRGKPHSHQEYLAAINELILRERFGQYDTER; via the coding sequence ATGAAATCTAATTCCGGAAACGAAGCCCAGGCTGCACAGCTTTCAGACCGGCTGGAAATCGCTAAAGTTTATCAATACTGGCGGAAGATGCTGACCAGCCCGATGATTACGGTGGGCTGGCGGAAAATTAAGTACAGCCCGCATACAGAAACCCGTCTGCTGGTGATAAATGCCGCACTGGAAGAAATCAACCAGATGACGGAGAGGAATGGGTTCACTATCCGGATGCAAAAGGTTTTCTGGACGGGGTTAGGCCCGAATGCTTTGGTTACAACCAGCTGTTTCTCTGCGACCAAACTGAAGAAATGGACGATTGATATTGAAGAGCATCACCCGCTGGGCGCGCTGATGGATCTGAATATCATTGATACCAACGGCATGAGTATCAGTCGCAAAGACACGCATATTCAGCCAAGAACCTGCATGGTTTGTCAGAAAGACATTTACACCTGCAGGCGGGGTAAACCTCATTCACATCAGGAATACCTGGCTGCGATTAATGAACTGATTTTGCGGGAAAGATTCGGTCAGTATGATACTGAAAGATAA
- a CDS encoding coniferyl aldehyde dehydrogenase: MTAHSVEDINSVEDMNAILNRMKRAHLAAGPASAALRRDRLMRSIRLIQENHQLLTQAMCADFGHRSVYQSLIADVATTINALQHAAEHLEEWMKPEPAETPDNTTQALIQSQPLGVIGIISPWNFPVNLSFGPLAGVFAAGNTAMLKPSELTPATSELLAELVARYFDPEELTVVLGEADTARTFSTLPFDHLIFTGSSQVGRHVMRAAAENLVPVTLELGGKSPVVVDDSAAMAHVAERTLTVKTFNVGQICLSPDYMLMPDDQVNDFVKESKVFMARSFPQIQDNEDYTSIVTPRHYQRLISLLEDARQKGAEIISLAPEGEPDFDELSRKIAPHLVLNVTDDMQIMQEEIFGPLLPVVTCRSTGEAIDYINARPRPLAAYYFGEDTAKRQTFASRTTSGALVVNDIMSHATIDSLPFGGVGASGIGAYHGIHGFRRFSHAKPVVIQNRDSELSQRLQAPYQHKLEILTDMLK; encoded by the coding sequence ATGACTGCACACTCTGTTGAAGATATAAATTCTGTTGAAGATATGAACGCGATTTTAAACCGCATGAAGCGGGCACATCTGGCGGCCGGACCTGCCAGCGCAGCACTCCGCCGGGATCGTCTGATGCGTAGCATTCGCCTGATTCAGGAAAATCATCAGTTACTGACTCAGGCGATGTGTGCCGACTTCGGCCACCGCAGTGTTTACCAGTCACTGATCGCAGATGTGGCAACCACGATAAACGCTCTTCAGCATGCTGCCGAACATCTGGAAGAGTGGATGAAACCGGAACCTGCTGAAACCCCGGATAACACCACGCAAGCCCTGATTCAGTCTCAGCCTTTGGGGGTGATTGGTATTATCAGCCCGTGGAACTTCCCGGTGAATTTATCTTTCGGACCACTGGCGGGTGTTTTTGCCGCAGGGAATACTGCGATGCTCAAGCCTTCAGAGCTGACACCGGCAACGTCAGAGTTATTGGCTGAACTGGTGGCCCGTTATTTTGACCCGGAAGAGCTGACAGTTGTACTGGGGGAAGCCGATACCGCGCGAACATTCAGTACGCTGCCATTTGATCACCTGATTTTTACCGGCAGTAGCCAGGTTGGTCGCCATGTCATGCGGGCTGCGGCTGAAAACCTGGTGCCGGTCACGCTGGAGTTGGGTGGTAAATCTCCGGTAGTGGTCGATGATAGTGCAGCGATGGCACATGTCGCTGAGCGAACGCTGACGGTGAAAACATTCAATGTCGGGCAGATTTGCCTGTCGCCGGACTATATGCTGATGCCGGATGATCAGGTCAATGATTTTGTAAAAGAATCCAAAGTGTTTATGGCACGCAGTTTCCCACAGATACAGGACAATGAAGACTATACTTCGATTGTGACACCGCGCCATTATCAGCGTCTGATATCGTTACTTGAAGATGCCAGACAAAAAGGGGCTGAAATTATCAGTCTTGCGCCGGAAGGGGAGCCGGACTTCGATGAGCTCAGCAGAAAGATAGCGCCACATCTGGTGCTGAATGTGACCGATGACATGCAGATCATGCAGGAAGAGATTTTCGGCCCGTTACTGCCGGTGGTGACCTGCCGGAGTACCGGTGAAGCCATTGATTACATCAATGCACGTCCACGGCCACTGGCTGCTTATTACTTCGGCGAAGATACGGCGAAACGGCAGACCTTTGCCAGCCGGACCACTTCCGGAGCGCTGGTTGTGAATGACATTATGAGTCATGCCACGATCGACAGCCTGCCATTTGGTGGGGTTGGTGCTTCCGGTATTGGTGCTTATCATGGCATTCACGGATTCCGGCGATTCTCTCATGCCAAACCCGTGGTAATTCAAAACCGGGACAGTGAACTGAGTCAGCGGTTACAGGCACCTTATCAGCATAAGCTGGAAATACTGACCGACATGCTGAAATAA
- a CDS encoding prepilin-type cleavage/methylation domain-containing protein has protein sequence MKHTHRNQQKGFASIDASFSVIVLTVILFLALSVLPGIFFNIHLSGLEKEVIEVGTAAYQAKKARPNYSEITMQKLCDDKYLTEDYCGSTPGQSANSFGGDITYQTNSSNPGLRDIVVTIPSDPDRINQIADTLASQSREKCTVADGCDTLAVNGNTITITM, from the coding sequence ATGAAACATACACACAGAAACCAGCAGAAAGGTTTTGCTTCTATCGACGCTTCTTTTTCCGTGATTGTGCTGACGGTCATCCTTTTTCTCGCTTTGAGCGTCCTTCCCGGTATCTTTTTTAATATTCACCTTTCCGGGTTAGAAAAGGAGGTGATTGAAGTCGGGACAGCGGCGTATCAGGCTAAAAAAGCCCGTCCGAACTACAGCGAAATCACGATGCAAAAGCTCTGTGATGACAAATACCTGACGGAAGATTACTGCGGCAGTACGCCGGGACAATCAGCCAACTCGTTTGGGGGGGATATTACTTATCAAACGAACTCATCAAACCCTGGCCTGCGCGACATCGTTGTTACGATTCCGAGTGACCCCGATCGAATCAACCAGATCGCCGACACGCTGGCTTCACAAAGCCGGGAAAAATGTACAGTGGCCGACGGGTGTGACACCTTAGCCGTGAACGGCAATACCATTACCATAACAATGTAG
- a CDS encoding type II secretion system protein, with protein MNKKQGGFTLLTLAIAVVILSFLAAESIPLINQHRINTEAETLKRQVAYLWEVIKTYQADKFNAGVAFNDIASLPASVDALMPDYLQQCSVSDFESGLCKRVDYTPIGEQITIHRKYITLSDGDTVPGMEILVPFHQESDQRIRSTYLAALSDLPNGQYNRDSKEFVIQFGRIGSEVEHEALVQRDGSTTLTGTDWDTGGTTWITNVKGLFLRNKDGSQYSVASGLQRVVIVKSGTFIPEFQCPAGHSAKIDVMIKSLEPQTSGNKFSSLGSFTPYFKKEDDGSGWKVYAKYFVRLQGGNQQWKKMTDAYLKVTQMCVESSQL; from the coding sequence GTGAATAAGAAACAGGGCGGGTTTACTTTATTAACGCTGGCCATTGCTGTGGTCATTCTGAGCTTTTTGGCCGCTGAAAGTATTCCTTTGATTAATCAGCACAGAATCAATACCGAGGCGGAGACCTTAAAGAGACAGGTCGCGTATCTGTGGGAGGTGATCAAAACGTATCAGGCCGATAAATTTAATGCGGGGGTTGCATTTAATGACATTGCTTCCCTGCCTGCATCTGTCGATGCACTTATGCCGGATTACCTGCAACAGTGCAGTGTCAGTGATTTTGAATCCGGCCTTTGCAAGCGGGTTGATTACACTCCCATCGGTGAACAAATTACCATTCACCGCAAGTACATCACACTGTCGGACGGCGATACCGTTCCGGGCATGGAAATTCTTGTGCCTTTCCATCAGGAGTCTGACCAAAGAATCCGCAGTACATATCTGGCTGCGTTATCTGACCTGCCAAACGGGCAATACAATCGCGACAGTAAAGAGTTTGTGATTCAGTTTGGCCGGATTGGCAGTGAGGTGGAGCACGAAGCGCTGGTTCAGCGTGATGGTTCCACGACGCTGACCGGTACCGACTGGGATACCGGGGGGACCACCTGGATCACTAACGTGAAAGGCCTGTTCTTACGTAACAAGGATGGCTCGCAATATAGTGTTGCTTCCGGATTGCAAAGGGTAGTGATCGTCAAAAGCGGCACTTTCATCCCTGAGTTTCAATGCCCGGCAGGCCATTCTGCAAAAATTGATGTGATGATTAAGTCACTTGAGCCGCAAACCAGTGGCAATAAGTTCAGCAGTCTGGGTTCTTTCACGCCTTATTTTAAGAAAGAAGATGATGGCAGTGGCTGGAAGGTATACGCGAAATATTTTGTCCGGCTGCAGGGCGGCAATCAACAGTGGAAAAAAATGACGGATGCTTATTTGAAAGTGACACAAATGTGTGTCGAGTCATCTCAGTTATAA
- a CDS encoding tartrate dehydrogenase, producing MMKTFNIAVIPGDGIGKEVIPEGIRVLEAAAARHDISFNWTEFDWSCETYQQKGYMMPEDGLEQLKAFDAIYLGAVGFPGVPDHISLWGLLLPIRRSFDQYVNLRPVRLFDGVPCPLAGKKTGDIDFYVVRENVEGEYSSIGGVQYEGTDDEIVIQQAVFTRKGTDRILKYAFKLASQRPARKVTSATKSNGIFHSMPYWDQRFETMSAQYPQIQTDQFHIDILTANFVRMPEHFDVVVGSNLFGDILSDLGPACTGTIGIAPSANINPENTFPSMFEPVHGSAPDIYGQHIANPIGTIWAGAMMLEHLGCQAVHDEILHAIESVLKEGSCRTRDMGGNASTTELTEAILQQLQ from the coding sequence ATGATGAAAACATTCAATATTGCGGTTATCCCCGGTGACGGCATCGGTAAAGAAGTGATTCCGGAAGGCATCCGGGTGCTGGAGGCTGCCGCCGCCAGACACGATATCTCATTCAACTGGACCGAATTTGACTGGAGCTGCGAAACCTACCAGCAAAAAGGCTATATGATGCCGGAAGACGGGCTGGAACAGCTCAAAGCCTTTGATGCAATTTATTTAGGCGCAGTCGGCTTTCCCGGTGTGCCGGACCATATTTCTCTGTGGGGCTTGCTGCTGCCAATCCGCAGAAGCTTCGATCAATACGTCAACCTGCGCCCGGTCCGTCTGTTTGATGGCGTTCCCTGCCCGCTGGCCGGGAAAAAAACCGGCGACATTGATTTTTATGTCGTGCGGGAAAATGTTGAGGGTGAATACTCCAGCATTGGGGGGGTGCAGTATGAAGGCACCGACGATGAAATTGTGATTCAGCAGGCTGTTTTCACCCGCAAAGGCACCGACCGGATTCTGAAATATGCGTTTAAGCTTGCCAGCCAGCGCCCGGCCCGGAAAGTCACTTCAGCGACGAAATCCAATGGTATCTTCCACTCCATGCCTTACTGGGATCAGCGATTTGAAACCATGAGCGCACAGTATCCGCAAATTCAGACCGATCAGTTCCATATTGATATTCTGACCGCGAATTTTGTCCGGATGCCGGAGCATTTTGATGTGGTCGTCGGCTCCAATCTGTTCGGCGATATTCTTTCTGATCTTGGCCCGGCCTGCACCGGCACCATCGGCATTGCCCCCTCAGCCAACATCAACCCTGAGAATACCTTTCCGTCGATGTTTGAACCTGTTCATGGCTCAGCGCCGGATATCTACGGACAACACATCGCCAACCCAATCGGGACAATCTGGGCCGGGGCGATGATGCTGGAACATCTCGGTTGTCAGGCGGTGCATGATGAAATTCTGCATGCGATTGAATCCGTGCTGAAAGAAGGCTCATGCAGGACCCGCGATATGGGTGGAAATGCTTCAACAACAGAACTGACCGAAGCTATTTTACAACAGCTGCAATAA
- a CDS encoding type 1 glutamine amidotransferase domain-containing protein, translated as MKVLMVITSHSELGNTGGKTGFWLEEFAAPYYIFKDAGAEIVLASPLGGEPPLDPKSDLEDFQTELTHRFKADPAAQEALANTVRLDTVDHDAFDTVFYPGGHGPLWDLAESEKSISLIESFERAGKPIGFVCHASGVLRHVKAANGEPLIKGRKVTGFTNSEEAGVELTDVVPFLIEDEFIRLGGLYEKGPDWAPYIVEDGKLVTGQNPASSEGVAKALLAQLA; from the coding sequence ATGAAAGTATTAATGGTAATCACCTCTCACAGTGAACTGGGTAACACCGGCGGCAAAACCGGCTTCTGGCTGGAAGAATTCGCCGCACCTTATTACATTTTTAAAGATGCGGGCGCAGAGATTGTGCTGGCTTCTCCGCTGGGTGGTGAGCCACCGCTGGACCCGAAAAGTGACTTAGAAGATTTCCAGACTGAGCTAACCCATCGCTTCAAAGCCGACCCGGCCGCACAGGAAGCACTGGCAAACACAGTCAGGCTGGATACGGTCGATCATGATGCGTTTGATACGGTTTTCTATCCGGGTGGACATGGTCCGTTATGGGATCTGGCTGAGTCTGAAAAATCCATCAGCCTGATTGAATCATTTGAACGTGCCGGTAAACCGATTGGTTTTGTCTGCCATGCATCCGGTGTACTTCGCCATGTGAAAGCTGCCAACGGCGAGCCGTTGATCAAAGGCCGCAAAGTCACGGGCTTTACCAACAGTGAAGAAGCGGGTGTTGAGCTGACAGATGTCGTGCCTTTCCTGATCGAAGATGAATTTATCCGTCTGGGTGGCCTGTATGAAAAAGGCCCCGACTGGGCACCTTACATAGTGGAAGACGGCAAGCTTGTCACCGGCCAAAACCCGGCCAGTTCTGAAGGTGTGGCGAAAGCACTGCTGGCGCAGCTGGCGTGA
- a CDS encoding LysR family transcriptional regulator: MSLIRLRTFIEVYRQGSISGAARSLNLTQPAVSQHIAGLEVAIGRSLFERQPDGVKPTSTADELAADIGDKLDSAEAALASARARSMDVAGALQIIGHADFMAEVLAKELTPLLEDGIRVRMHTGDGPMVNQMLLEGHCDLGISAHPVTDGRLKSELILTDKVLAVASPPVAERLNQSADLLTAMTREPLVAYNLELSLIDNWLAKNKLSAAQVIPSVVAQDMRALRSVLIQGFGWSVLPQYLCQSQIDSGELAAITPPVGSTDIHYYLIWIASALRQVRVAHARQTLLRRINRQTEGAPSR, from the coding sequence ATGTCACTGATTCGTTTACGCACTTTTATTGAAGTTTATCGTCAGGGTTCTATCAGTGGCGCAGCGCGCTCACTGAACCTGACCCAGCCTGCGGTGTCACAGCATATTGCCGGACTGGAAGTCGCCATTGGCCGGAGTTTATTTGAACGTCAGCCGGATGGCGTGAAGCCGACATCAACCGCCGACGAGCTGGCAGCAGACATCGGTGACAAACTGGACAGCGCCGAAGCGGCACTGGCATCGGCACGGGCCCGCTCAATGGATGTCGCCGGCGCTTTGCAGATTATTGGCCATGCTGATTTTATGGCGGAAGTGCTGGCTAAAGAACTGACACCATTGCTGGAAGATGGAATCCGGGTGCGCATGCACACCGGTGATGGACCGATGGTCAATCAGATGTTACTGGAAGGCCATTGCGATCTGGGCATTTCAGCCCATCCGGTGACTGACGGGAGGCTGAAAAGCGAGTTAATTCTGACCGATAAAGTACTGGCCGTTGCTTCACCGCCAGTGGCTGAACGGCTGAATCAGTCAGCCGATTTACTGACCGCAATGACCCGGGAACCTCTGGTTGCTTACAATCTTGAGCTGTCACTCATTGATAACTGGCTGGCGAAAAATAAGCTGTCTGCCGCACAGGTGATTCCATCCGTCGTTGCGCAGGACATGCGGGCATTAAGAAGCGTGCTGATCCAGGGGTTTGGCTGGTCGGTGTTACCACAGTATTTGTGTCAGTCTCAGATTGATTCGGGTGAGCTGGCAGCTATCACTCCGCCGGTGGGCAGTACCGATATTCACTACTATCTGATTTGGATCGCCAGTGCGCTGCGTCAGGTGCGGGTTGCGCATGCCCGGCAGACTTTATTACGCCGGATTAACCGTCAGACAGAAGGGGCACCAAGCCGCTGA